From the Armatimonadota bacterium genome, the window TCTCTCAAGCAGACGGAGCCATCTACTTATCCCTTATCCGAAACAGCCGTTTGGTCGCCCGAGCGGGGGCGCGTCCGTCCAGCAGGATGCGGGCGATGTCCGCATACATGCGCAGGCGAGCTACCGTGCCGCGTAACCGCCCCAGCTTCTCCCTCCTTCATCGGATGGGTCACCCCATAAAGAGGTACATATTGCACTCGCCATCGCTGACGTACCGCCCAGCGCGTGATTTGCGTCTCCACCCCCAAAGCGGGGCGAACTGTACGTTGGGAACCTCTAGAAACAGCTCCCGCCGGATAGCCCTTTGCCCGCTCACGAAGGGAAACAGCTTCTGCGCAAGGTCGGTAGCGCGCCTGCCTCCACGAAACACCCCAAGCGTCATATCCGCATCGCCACAGCGCACCGGTTCCACAAGGCTATCTACATGCTCAGGAGTTAGCCCAATCAGGTCAGCATCCAGAAACACAATCACCGGCGACTCGGTATGGCACGCGCCTGCGTGCATCGCTGCGCCCTTGCCGAGATTCTGAGGAAGTTGCAACGCGCGCACGCCATCGAATCGCCGAGCCACTTCGTAGGTACCGTCCAGAGAGCCGTCGCTGACCACCACGATATCATCCACCAGCGACGCCGCGCGCACCGCCTCTAACACACGGGGCAGGCGAGTCTCCTCGTTATAGGCAGGGATAATAGCAGTGACCCTCATTGCCCCCGGCGCCGC encodes:
- a CDS encoding hypothetical protein (possible pseudo, frameshifted) is translated as MRVTAIIPAYNEETRLPRVLEAVRAASLVDDIVVVSDGSLDGTYEVARRFDGVRALQLPQNLGKGAAMHAGACHTESPVIVFLDADLIGLTPEHVDSLVEPVRCGDADMTLGVFRGGRRATDLAQKLFPFVSGQRAIRRELFLEVPNVQFAPLWGWRRKSRAGRYVSDGECNMYLFMG